A section of the Cololabis saira isolate AMF1-May2022 chromosome 16, fColSai1.1, whole genome shotgun sequence genome encodes:
- the wdr89 gene encoding LOW QUALITY PROTEIN: WD repeat-containing protein 89 (The sequence of the model RefSeq protein was modified relative to this genomic sequence to represent the inferred CDS: deleted 1 base in 1 codon) has translation MEDSSRGGSSSGGLEGLEEQLKGLSVSRRSPGKGPTYLLHAALQPAGLLAVSCSDRALHLHQRETLAPAGEYQGHTGPICGLKFAHASPALLYSGSADGSVRAWDVRRPGTEAVQAFSSDPAHSYLSFDLSCSDVLLCAGTEQLSNQDSFLVFWDCRKPGAGPLGVYSESHSDDITQVCFHPRDRERLASGSADGLVNVFDLRRGAEDDALLLTCNSDSGVGSVCWAGPDLQQLLCLGSAGGLHLWDLGRVSTDQPLALFSSGDARGAGLDYLVGGQWLEQARRLLVVGGGHRGDLHLLECDARGLRPLSTLGGGHSSVVRCFLWDAAGGALVTGGEDAQLLLWKPGGTELTPGRTESRKSQSALRVKAKPHQQHQYQKHEYQKHQDQKHEYQRGKRS, from the exons ATGGAGGATTCTAGCAGAG GTGGTAGTTCATCAGGTGGACTGGAGGGTTTGGAGGAGCAGCTGAAGGGTCTGAGCGTGAGCCGGAGGTCTCCGGGGAAGGGGCCCACCTACCTGCTGCACGCGGCCCTGCAGCCGGCGGGCCTGCTGGCCGTGTCCTGCTCCGACCGGGCCCTGCACCTGCACCAGCGGGAGACGCTGGCCCCCGCGGGCGAGTACCAGGGTCACACGGGGCCCATCTGCGGCCTGAAGTTCGCCCACGCGTCCCCCGCCCTCCTCTACTCCGGCTCGGCCGACGGCTCGGTGCGGGCGTGGGACGTGCGGCGCCCCGGCACCGAGGCCGTGCAGGCCTTCAGCAGCGACCCGGCCCACTCCTACCTCAGCTTTGACCTGAGCTGCAGCGACGTGCTGCTGTGTGCCGGCACGGAGCAGCTCAGCAACCAGGACAGCTTCCTGGTGTTCTGGGACTGCAGGAAGCCCGGGGCCGGGCCCCTGGGCGTGTACTCGGAGTCCCACAGCGATGACATCACGCAGGTGTGCTTCCACCCGCGGGACAGGGAGCGTCTGGCGTCGGGCTCCGCGGACGGCCTGGTGAACGTGTTCGACCTGCGGCGGGGGGCCGAGGACGACGCCCTGCTGCTCACCTGCAACAGCGACTCGGGGGTGGGCTCGGTGTGCTGGGCCGGCCcggacctgcagcagctgctgtgccTGGGCAGCGCGGGGGGGCTGCACCTGTGGGACCTGGGCCGGGTCAGCACGGACCAGCCCCTGGCGCTGTTCAGCAGCGGGGACGCCCGCGGGGCCGGCCTGGACTACCTGGTGGGGGGGCAGTGGCTGGAGCAGGCCCggaggctgctggtggtggggggggggcaccgG GGGGACCTCCACCTGCTGGAGTGTGACGCCCGGGGGCTCCGCCCGCTCAGCAccctggggggggggcacagcTCCGTGGTGCGCTGCTTCCTGTGGGACGCGGCGGGGGGGGCCCTGGTCACCGGGGGGGAGGACGCCCAGCTGCTGCTGTGGAAACCGGGCGGAACAGAGCTCACCCCGGGGAGGACGGAGTCCAGGAAGAGCCAGTCGGCTCTGAGGGTCAAGGCCAAGccgcaccagcagcaccagtaccagaaACATGAGTACCAGAAACACCAGGACCAGAAACATGAGTACCAGCGAGGGAAGAGGAGctga